The proteins below come from a single uncultured Carboxylicivirga sp. genomic window:
- a CDS encoding thiamine pyrophosphate-dependent enzyme, with product MSEKAAELSFEDFKNEVINDYKTACVSRNMSLLARKEVLGGKAKFGIFGDGKEIPQIAMAKQFKEGDWRSGYYRDQTFILAAGMTTPKQFFALLYGETRTELNPDNGGRSFNNHFGTRIIDDNGNWKDLTKLKCTASDISPTAGQMPRLVGLAMASKLYRNNPDLKNHTGFSVNGNEVAFGTIGDASTSEGHFFETLNAASVLQIPMAVSVWDDGYGISVPKSVQTTKESISKAMKGFEKGPKDASGMLIYTAKGWDYAGLCQMYEEGIRKCRNEHVPVLFHVEELTQPVGHSTSGSHERYKSTERLEWEKEYDGIRQMRIWMIESNLASIEELDQLEEEAYKEVRTAQKEAYKEFQDLLKGERQELIDIITRKECVCSDASQPKIDALVKELKSSMALTRKEILSTARRALRFYCSTCDKPNGIKNELQAWIKKYFEEGWENYSAWLYSEDEHSALNVSPLTPAYNDDAVNVPGREILRDNFDYIFANYPEVITFGEDTGFLGGVNQTLEGMQAKYGDMRVRDTGIRETTILGKGIGMALRGLRPIAEIQYFDYLMYALQTMSDDLATTRYRTKNGQKAPVIVRTRGHRLEGIWHSGSPLSMVINSIRGIYVCVPRDMTRAAGFYNTLLQGDDPALVIEPLNGYRLREPQPYNIGEFKIPLGVPEVLVEGNDVTLVTYGSCVRIAQEAIKQLNELGVSVELIDVQTLLPFDIKGIIGESVKKTNRIVFFDEDVPGGATAYMMNKVVEGQKAFYHLDASPRTVTAKDHRPAYGTDGDYFSNPSAEDVYEAIYDMMSEVDPHRFPSIY from the coding sequence ATGTCTGAAAAAGCAGCTGAATTAAGCTTTGAAGATTTTAAAAACGAAGTAATTAACGATTATAAAACAGCTTGTGTAAGTCGAAACATGAGTTTGTTGGCCCGTAAGGAAGTACTGGGAGGGAAAGCTAAGTTTGGAATCTTTGGCGACGGAAAAGAGATTCCTCAGATAGCCATGGCTAAACAATTTAAGGAAGGCGATTGGAGGTCGGGATATTATCGCGATCAAACCTTTATTTTGGCTGCCGGCATGACTACTCCCAAACAGTTTTTCGCCCTTCTTTATGGTGAGACCCGAACAGAGTTGAATCCTGATAATGGCGGACGGTCTTTCAATAATCATTTTGGTACCCGTATTATTGATGATAATGGTAATTGGAAGGATTTAACAAAGCTGAAATGTACCGCATCTGATATTTCACCTACTGCCGGACAAATGCCGCGTTTGGTGGGATTGGCTATGGCATCGAAATTATATCGTAATAATCCTGATCTAAAAAATCATACAGGTTTTAGTGTGAATGGAAACGAGGTTGCATTCGGAACCATAGGTGATGCGAGTACTTCGGAAGGACACTTTTTTGAAACCTTAAATGCAGCATCAGTACTACAAATTCCAATGGCGGTTTCGGTTTGGGATGATGGTTACGGAATATCTGTACCTAAAAGCGTTCAAACAACAAAAGAGAGCATTAGCAAAGCAATGAAAGGCTTTGAAAAAGGACCTAAAGATGCAAGCGGAATGCTTATTTATACTGCTAAAGGATGGGATTATGCAGGCCTATGCCAGATGTATGAAGAAGGTATCCGAAAATGTCGAAATGAGCATGTTCCGGTTTTATTTCATGTTGAAGAATTAACACAACCTGTTGGTCATTCTACTTCTGGTTCTCACGAAAGATATAAAAGTACTGAGAGATTGGAATGGGAAAAGGAGTACGATGGAATAAGGCAGATGCGTATTTGGATGATCGAAAGTAATCTGGCTTCAATTGAGGAACTTGATCAATTGGAAGAAGAGGCATATAAGGAAGTTCGAACTGCACAAAAAGAAGCTTATAAAGAATTTCAGGATTTGTTAAAAGGTGAACGACAGGAGCTAATTGATATTATTACACGTAAGGAATGTGTATGTAGCGATGCAAGTCAACCCAAGATTGATGCATTGGTGAAAGAGCTTAAGTCAAGTATGGCTTTGACCCGTAAAGAAATTTTAAGTACGGCCAGGCGTGCGCTTCGTTTCTATTGCTCTACTTGTGATAAGCCAAACGGAATTAAAAACGAATTGCAAGCCTGGATTAAAAAATATTTCGAAGAGGGTTGGGAGAATTATAGCGCCTGGTTGTATTCCGAAGATGAACACTCTGCATTGAATGTTTCTCCATTGACACCAGCCTATAACGATGATGCTGTAAATGTGCCTGGAAGAGAAATATTACGAGATAATTTCGACTACATTTTTGCCAATTATCCCGAAGTAATCACTTTTGGTGAAGATACAGGATTCCTTGGCGGAGTTAATCAGACCTTAGAAGGCATGCAGGCTAAGTATGGCGATATGCGAGTGCGTGATACAGGGATTCGTGAAACTACCATTTTGGGTAAGGGAATTGGTATGGCATTGCGAGGTTTACGTCCAATTGCCGAAATACAGTATTTCGATTACTTAATGTATGCGCTTCAAACTATGAGCGATGATTTGGCAACAACCCGCTATCGTACTAAAAATGGCCAGAAAGCGCCAGTAATAGTGCGTACTCGTGGCCACCGTTTAGAAGGTATCTGGCATAGTGGTTCGCCTCTAAGCATGGTTATTAATTCTATTAGAGGAATATATGTGTGTGTGCCGCGCGATATGACAAGAGCAGCTGGTTTTTATAATACGCTTTTGCAAGGTGATGATCCAGCATTGGTTATCGAACCATTAAATGGTTATCGACTGAGAGAGCCACAACCTTATAATATTGGAGAATTCAAAATTCCTTTAGGTGTGCCAGAGGTGTTAGTTGAGGGTAATGATGTAACATTGGTTACATATGGCTCATGTGTAAGAATAGCGCAGGAGGCTATCAAACAATTAAATGAACTTGGTGTATCGGTTGAATTGATTGATGTTCAAACCTTGTTGCCTTTTGATATTAAAGGGATCATTGGCGAATCTGTTAAGAAAACTAATCGAATTGTTTTCTTTGATGAAGATGTTCCGGGTGGCGCCACTGCCTATATGATGAATAAAGTAGTTGAAGGTCAAAAGGCATTTTATCATCTTGACGCATCTCCGCGAACCGTTACTGCCAAAGATCACAGACCTGCATATGGTACCGATGGAGATTATTTCAGTAATCCAAGTGCTGAAGATGTTTATGAAGCCATTTATGATATGATGTCAGAAGTCGACCCACATCGATTTCCTTCCATTTATTAA
- a CDS encoding Na+/H+ antiporter NhaC family protein, translating into MALTFKSALKRILLFTFAFLSLSVTVNATDIKLKLPPAVMKGVDSKISIEGIDDITHMPPRLLINGVRVHLEKDKAGYHTNFTFIEPSDIQVISSGKVITKSVNPIPLWLSILPPLIAIIMALITKEVFSSLFVGLLFGTATIFKYAGTNFFIAIGKGIFAIIDTYLMEALLDPGHISIIIFSMLIGGMVTLISLNGGMKGIVNILSRYANNRRSGQFITYLMGLVIFFDDYANTLVVGNTMRPVTDRLKISREKLAYLVDSTSAPIAAIAFITTWIGAELSYIQEGIVNLGLNTTPYSVFLNSLQYSFYPILTLVFVALIIWQKRDFGPMLSAEKQAVEHTPEINQKDNKRGPQILKELEVSEDITPRWYNAAIPILVVVLGTLIGLIYTGWDSATWASNNLSFTSKLSHTIGAADVFNALIWSSLSGVFSAMILTSVQRLLTMKESIEGVINGFKTMFNALLILSFAWSLALLTSHLHTAHFITHILTSINISPYFIPALTFIFSAFIAFSTGSSWGTMAIIYPLMLPAIWKLGVDSGLPHDEVMPLFYNVVSAVLAGSVLGDHCSPISDTTILSSLACSCNHIHHVRTQMPYALTVAAISMFFGTLPVALGFPVWASYILAIGVLFTVVKMFGKRV; encoded by the coding sequence ATGGCACTTACTTTTAAATCTGCCCTTAAGCGCATTTTGCTTTTTACTTTCGCTTTTCTTTCTCTATCTGTTACCGTAAATGCTACTGATATTAAACTTAAATTACCTCCTGCGGTAATGAAAGGTGTTGATTCAAAAATTAGTATTGAAGGTATTGATGACATTACACATATGCCCCCAAGGTTACTCATCAACGGGGTAAGAGTTCATCTTGAAAAAGATAAAGCAGGTTACCATACCAACTTTACATTTATCGAACCTTCTGACATACAAGTAATAAGTTCAGGAAAAGTAATTACCAAAAGCGTCAACCCAATCCCTCTATGGCTATCAATACTTCCTCCATTAATTGCTATTATAATGGCCCTTATAACCAAAGAAGTATTTTCATCTCTTTTTGTTGGATTGTTATTTGGTACTGCAACTATCTTTAAATATGCCGGAACTAACTTTTTTATAGCTATTGGCAAGGGGATTTTTGCTATTATCGATACGTATCTGATGGAGGCATTACTTGATCCCGGACATATCTCTATTATCATATTTAGTATGCTAATTGGAGGGATGGTAACCCTTATTTCACTTAACGGGGGAATGAAAGGAATTGTTAATATCCTTTCGAGATATGCCAATAACCGCCGGTCAGGACAGTTTATTACTTATTTGATGGGACTTGTAATTTTCTTTGATGATTATGCCAATACCTTGGTTGTTGGCAATACCATGCGCCCAGTTACTGATAGGCTTAAGATATCCCGTGAAAAACTCGCTTACCTGGTAGACTCTACTTCAGCACCTATTGCTGCAATTGCATTTATTACCACATGGATTGGTGCCGAATTAAGTTACATTCAGGAAGGAATTGTTAATCTGGGATTAAATACAACCCCCTATTCTGTTTTTCTAAATTCGTTACAATACTCATTCTACCCTATTTTGACATTGGTTTTTGTAGCTTTAATCATTTGGCAAAAACGTGACTTTGGTCCGATGTTATCAGCCGAAAAACAAGCAGTAGAACACACTCCTGAAATAAATCAGAAAGACAACAAACGAGGTCCTCAAATACTAAAAGAGTTGGAAGTTTCAGAGGATATTACTCCCAGATGGTACAATGCCGCCATACCAATTTTAGTTGTTGTATTAGGAACTCTAATTGGATTAATTTATACAGGATGGGATTCTGCTACATGGGCGAGTAATAACTTATCGTTTACATCAAAGCTATCACATACCATTGGTGCTGCCGACGTCTTTAATGCCTTAATTTGGTCATCTTTATCGGGTGTATTTTCAGCAATGATACTTACTTCTGTACAACGTTTGTTAACGATGAAAGAGAGTATTGAAGGAGTAATCAATGGCTTTAAAACAATGTTTAATGCATTACTAATTCTATCATTTGCATGGTCGCTAGCTCTTTTGACCAGTCATCTTCACACAGCTCATTTCATCACTCATATTCTAACCAGTATTAACATCAGCCCATATTTCATTCCGGCCTTAACATTTATTTTCTCAGCCTTTATTGCTTTTAGTACTGGCTCAAGCTGGGGAACAATGGCTATTATTTACCCATTAATGCTTCCTGCGATTTGGAAATTAGGAGTAGATTCGGGATTACCTCACGATGAAGTGATGCCGCTTTTTTACAATGTTGTTTCTGCAGTTTTAGCGGGTTCGGTTTTAGGCGATCACTGTTCTCCGATATCTGACACTACTATTTTAAGCTCCTTGGCTTGTTCTTGTAATCATATTCATCATGTACGAACTCAAATGCCATATGCTTTAACGGTTGCTGCTATTTCTATGTTTTTTGGTACCCTTCCGGTGGCATTAGGATTTCCTGTTTGGGCATCATATATTCTGGCAATTGGTGTATTATTCACAGTTGTTAAAATGTTTGGGAAAAGAGTATAA